In Eubalaena glacialis isolate mEubGla1 chromosome 4, mEubGla1.1.hap2.+ XY, whole genome shotgun sequence, one DNA window encodes the following:
- the CCL25 gene encoding C-C motif chemokine 25 codes for MNPWLLVCLVACFVGAWAPTVHAQGAFEDCCLAYHSPARQSMLRYAQSYHRQDVSGSCNLPAVIFFFPQKNKMVCGKPGTRWVQIGMKILDARRKTQLKPHHGTRRNFQVPHSGVRKLSSGTSTLPLSKCSGPTRSSKRKTSLLTTANPAHRKHPGQAHL; via the exons ATGAATCCGTGGCTCCTGGTCTGCCTGGTGGCCTGCTTCGTGGGTGCCTGGGCTCCCACTGTCCACGCTCAAG GTGCTTTTGAGGACTGCTGCCTGGCCTACCACAGCCCAGCAAGACAGTCCATGCTCCGGTACGCCCAGAGTTACCATCGCCAGGACGTGAGCGGGAGCTGCAACCTGCCTGCGGTGAT aTTCTTCTtcccccagaaaaacaagatgGTGTGTGGGAAGCCAGGGACCAGGTGGGTGCAGATTGGGATGAAGATCCTGGATGCTCGGAGGAAGACCCAGTTAAAGCCCCACCACGGCACCCGGAGAAACTTTCAAG TCCCTCATTCTGGGGTGAGGAAGTTGAGCTCTGGAACCTCCACGCTACCATTGTCGAAGTGTAGCGGTCCCACcagaagcagcaagaggaaaaccTCCCTCCTGACAACAGCTAATCCAG ctcacaggaaacatccaggccaggcccacctgtga